A window of the Lactuca sativa cultivar Salinas chromosome 7, Lsat_Salinas_v11, whole genome shotgun sequence genome harbors these coding sequences:
- the LOC111900854 gene encoding probable ATP-dependent DNA helicase CHR12: MSAQVLERQQSSSSLPEDHIDNTKTLICALSFLSRNLPLPPDVFDAVSSIYTAAASEDADAGVDATATGGSDCDKQVDDASSPNNSLFPNGGDLMADLEEALVKHRSNHITGSEMAETRKKRIESHIQNRLTQLEELPTSRGEDLQSKCLLELYGLKLAELQKKVRSNVSSEYMLCLNCVYPEKQLFDWGMMRLSRPSYGVGDAFAVDSDNHLKKKRDAERLTKLEEEEKNRVETRKRKFFAEILNAIRELQLQVQASQKRRKQRNDAVQAWHGRQRQRATRQEKLRFQALKSDDQEAYMRMVEESKNERLTMLLGKTNDLLVRLGAAVRRQKDAEYDGIEPLNAPEPELPESSSASKIGTPDESQLDVDVDLIEAKLDNGVKTSDLLEGQRQYNSVIHSIQEKVTEQPATLQGGELRPYQLEGLQWMLSLFNNNLNGILADEMGLGKTIQTISLIAYLMENKGVSGPHLIVAPKAVLPNWINEFSTWAPSIGAFLYDGRLDERKAMREELSEGKFNVLITHYDLIMRDKAFLKKIPWFYMVVDEGHRLKNAESVLAKTLVSGYQIRRRLLLTGTPIQNSLQELWALLNFLLPTIFNSVENFEEWFNAPFADRCDVSLTDEEELLIIRRLHQVIRPFILRRKKDEVEKYLPQKTQVILKCDMSAWQKVYYQQVTDVGRVGMDTGSGKSKSLQNLSMQLRKCCNHPYLFVGEYNIWRKEEIVRASGKFELLDRLLPKLHRAGHRVLLFSQMTRLMDILEVYLQLHEFKYLRLDGSTKTEERGTLLKQFNAPDSPFFMFLLSTRAGGLGLNLQTADTVIIFDSDWNPQMDQQAEDRAHRIGQKKEVRVFVLVSVGSVEEVILERAKQKMGIDAKVIQAGLFNTTSTAQDRREMLKEVMRRGTSSLGTDVPSEREINRLTARSDEEFWLFEKMDDERKQKERYRTRLMEDHEVPDWAYTKPDNPKDMRGKGFDYETAHLSGKRRRKEVVYADTLSEMQWIKAVEHGGDQVGKSKPRRDVSRNSVEDEGVEVKIVSEGILERGSASGSGLKRVRSPKSENVGVDDGDLPTWRTHKKRSILRYVP; encoded by the exons ATGAGTGCTCAGGTCTTGGAGAGGCAGCAGAGCTCTTCATCGTTGCCAGAAGATCATATAGACAACACCAAGACTCTGATTTGTGCTCTTAGTTTCCTCTCTCGCAATCTCCCTCTCCCCCCTGATGTTTTCGATGCCGTCTCTTCCATCTACACCGCCGCCGCCTCCGAAGATGCCGACGCTGGTGTTGACGCCACCGCCACAGGTGGATCTGACTGCGACAAGCAAGTCGATGATGCTTCATCGCCT AATAACTCTCTATTTCCAAATGGAGGAGATTTAATGGCAGATCTTGAGGAGGCTTTGGTCAAACATCGATCTAATCACATAACAGGTTCTGAAATGGCAGAAACAAGGAAAAAACGGATCGAGAGCCACATCCAAAATCGTTTGACACAACTTGAAG AATTACCTACAAGCAGAGGTGAAGACCTTCAGTCAAAGTGTTTGCTTGAACTCTATGGACTTAAG CTTGCTGAGTTGCAAAAAAAAGTGAGGTCAAATGTGAGCTCAGAGTACATGCTGTGCTTAAATTGTGTGTATCCTGAGAAGCAACTCTTTGATTGGGGCATGATGCGGTTGTCTCGTCCTTCTTATGGTGTGGGAGATGCTTTTGCTGTTGATTCAGACAACCATCTCAAGAAGAAACGAGATGCTGAG AGACTAACGAAATTAGAGGAAGAAGAAAAGAATAGAGTAGAAACTAGGAAGAGGAAATTCTTTGCAGAAATACTTAATGCAATAAGGGAACTCCAGTTGCAAGTTCAGGCCTCTCAAAAACGTAGGAAGCAAAGGAATGATGCTGTTCAG GCATGGCATGGAAGGCAAAGGCAGCGTGCTACTAGGCAAGAGAAACTGAGGTTCCAAGCTTTAAAGTCAGATGATCAGGAAGCTTACATGAGAATGGTTGAGGAAAGCAAGAATGAAAGGTTGACTATGCTTTTAGGGAAAACAAATGATCTTCTTGTGCGTTTAGGAGCTGCTGTTAGGCGTCAAAAAGATGCTGAATATGATGGAATTGAACCTCTGAATGCTCCAGAACCGGAGTTGCCTGAATCATCATCTGCTTCAAAGATTGGAACTCCTGATGAATCACAGCTTGATGTGGATGTTGATTTAATCGAGGCTAAACTTGATAATGGAGTAAAGACCTCTGACTTACTTGAAGGACAACGACAATATAATTCAGTCATCCATTCAATTCAAGAGAAG GTAACAGAGCAACCAGCAACACTTCAGGGTGGAGAACTAAGACCCTACCAACTTGAAGGGCTTCAATGGATGTTATCTTTATTTAATAACAATCTGAATGGAATATTAGCTGATGAAATGGGATTGGGAAAGACAATTCAAACCATCTCCTTGATTGCATATCTCATGGAAAACAAAGGTGTCTCTGGTCCTCACTTGATTGTAGCTCCAAAAGCCGTATTACCAAATTGGATAAATGAATTTTCAACATGGGCTCCTAG TATTGGTGCTTTTCTTTATGATGGGCGTCTTGATGAGAGAAAAGCAATGAGAGAAGAGTTGTCAGAAGGAAAGTTTAATGTGTTGATCACTCACTATGATCTTATAATGAGAGACAAAGCATTTTTGAAGAAAATTCCTTGGTTTTACATGGTTGTTGATGAAGGACATCGGTTAAAGAATGCTGAATCTGTTCTTGCAAAGACTCTTGTCTCCGG CTACCAAATCCGACGGAGACTTTTGTTAACTGGCACTCCAATACAGAATAGTTTACAAGAACTGTGGGCCCTACTAAATTTTCTCCTTCCAACCATTTTTAATTCAGTTGAGAATTTTGAGGAGTGGTTTAATGCACCATTTGCAGATAGATGTGATGTTTCTTTAACAGATGAAGAAGAGCTTCTCATCATTCGTCGTCTACACCAG GTTATAAGGCCATTTATTTTGAGAAGGAAGAAAGATGAGGTGGAGAAGTATCTTCCACAGAAAACACAGGTCATACTAAAATGTGACATGTCAGCATGGCAGAAAGTATACTATCAGCAAGTTACTGATGTTGGGAGGGTTGGAATGGATACTG GAAGTGGTAAATCGAAAAGTTTGCAGAATCTCTCAATGCAACTGAGAAAATGTTGCAATCATCCGTACTTATTCGTGGGCGAATACAACATCTGGCGAAAAGAAGAAATCGTGCGTGCATCCGGAAAATTCGAGCTGCTCGACCGCTTACTCCCAAAACTCCACCGAGCGGGCCACCGGGTTCTCCTTTTCTCACAAATGACCCGTCTCATGGACATTCTCGAAGTCTATCTCCAACTTCACGAATTCAAATACCTCAGGCTCGATGGCTCAACAAAAACAGAAGAAAGAGGCACACTGTTGAAGCAATTCAATGCTCCTGATTCcccttttttcatgtttttattgaGCACGAGAGCTGGAGGGCTTGGGCTTAATTTACAGACAGCGGATACCGTCATTATTTTTGATAGTGATTGGAATCCTCAGATGGACCAGCAAGCGGAGGATCGCGCCCATCGGATTGGTCAAAAGAAGGAAGTTCGGGTTTTTGTTTTGGTCAGCGTGGGGTCCGTTGAAGAGGTGATATTGGAACGCGCCAAACAGAAGATGGGGATTGATGCCAAAGTCATTCAGGCCGGGTTGTTTAATACCACTTCTACTG CTCAAGATAGGCGAGAGATGCTGAAAGAAGTGATGCGAAGAGGCACAAGCTCACTGGGAACAGACGTACCAAGTGAGCGAGAAATCAACCGCTTAACCGCCCGATCCGACGAAGAATTCTGGCTGTTTGAAAAAATGGATGAcgaaagaaaacaaaaagagcgATACCGCACCCGCCTTATGGAAGACCACGAAGTACCTGATTGGGCCTACACAAAGCCCGACAACCCAAAAGACATGAGAGGCAAAGGCTTTGATTACGAGACTGCTCATCTCTCTGGAAAAAGACGTAGAAAAGAGGTCGTGTATGCCGATACACTTAGCGAAATGCAGTGGATCAAAGCCGTTGAGCATGGAGGGGATCAGGTCGGTAAAAGTAAACCCAGGAGGGATGTGAGCCGTAATAGTGTTGAAGATGAGGGGGTGGAAGTGAAAATTGTGAGCGAGGGGATACTGGAACGTGGGTCTGCGTCCGGGTCCGGGTTGAAGAGGGTGAGGTCGCCCAAAAGTGAGAATGTTGGGGTGGATGATGGGGATTTGCCGACATGGAGGACACATAAGAAACGATCGATTCTGAGGTATGTTCCGTGA